One genomic region from Sphingomicrobium aestuariivivum encodes:
- the ypfJ gene encoding KPN_02809 family neutral zinc metallopeptidase, producing the protein MRIGDRDSDNFIDRTGQRGGGMRGGGMSAGVFALLARFVFNKFGVVGLLILALGYCAISGGLGGLTGGAPQGSSSSASAGESTLTQEELALLRGTLESTDDVWGDLFRRAGATYQEPELVAYEGGTQTACGYGQEVMGPFYCPGDSRIYIDPDFFTELSRRFDAPGDFAARYVIAHEVGHHIQNLEGTLANVQRQQQRVSQTAGNRLQVGVELQADCYAGVWAAQTGAMEPGDLEEGLRAAAAIGDDALMEQAGRAVRPESFTHGTSAQRMEALRRGLANGNPADCDYAG; encoded by the coding sequence ATGCGCATCGGCGACCGTGACAGTGACAATTTCATCGACCGCACCGGCCAGCGCGGCGGCGGCATGCGCGGCGGCGGCATGTCGGCGGGTGTCTTCGCGCTGCTCGCGCGCTTCGTCTTCAACAAGTTCGGGGTCGTCGGCCTCCTCATCCTCGCGCTCGGCTATTGCGCAATTTCCGGCGGGCTCGGCGGCCTGACCGGCGGCGCGCCGCAGGGCAGCAGCAGCAGCGCCTCGGCAGGCGAGAGCACACTGACCCAGGAGGAGCTCGCGCTGCTTCGCGGCACGCTCGAGAGCACCGACGATGTGTGGGGCGACCTGTTCCGCCGCGCCGGTGCCACCTACCAGGAACCCGAACTCGTCGCCTATGAGGGCGGCACGCAGACCGCTTGTGGCTACGGGCAGGAAGTGATGGGGCCCTTCTACTGTCCGGGCGACAGCCGCATCTATATCGACCCCGACTTCTTTACCGAACTGTCGCGCCGTTTCGATGCGCCGGGCGATTTTGCCGCGCGTTATGTCATCGCGCATGAGGTCGGCCACCACATCCAGAACCTCGAAGGCACGCTCGCCAACGTCCAGCGCCAGCAGCAGCGCGTCAGCCAGACCGCAGGCAATCGCCTCCAGGTCGGCGTCGAGCTGCAGGCCGACTGTTATGCCGGCGTGTGGGCCGCGCAGACGGGGGCGATGGAGCCGGGCGATCTGGAGGAAGGGCTGCGCGCCGCCGCCGCCATCGGCGATGATGCGCTGATGGAACAGGCAGGCCGCGCGGTGCGCCCCGAAAGCTTCACCCACGGCACCTCCGCGCAGCGGATGGAAGCTCTCCGCCGCGGCCTTGCGAATGGCAATCCGGCCGACTGCGACTACGCCGGCTAG
- a CDS encoding GNAT family N-acetyltransferase — MITIRREQPDDAHFIEALDRRLAEVIEAPAHDAEAVSAFQRDFTASRHDASLGEQATFVALGESGERLGYVNVRSGRDEISGDDCGYIALLAVAPEAEGKGVARRLTEGAEDWSREQGHQRLALDVFASNRRALAFYEKQDFAPETLRMIKRL, encoded by the coding sequence TTGATCACCATCAGGCGCGAGCAGCCCGACGATGCGCACTTTATCGAGGCGCTCGACCGTCGGCTGGCCGAGGTCATCGAGGCCCCCGCGCACGACGCCGAGGCAGTAAGCGCCTTCCAGCGCGATTTCACGGCAAGCCGACACGACGCCTCGCTCGGCGAGCAGGCGACCTTCGTGGCGCTAGGGGAAAGCGGCGAGCGGCTCGGCTATGTCAATGTTCGGTCCGGCCGGGACGAGATTTCCGGGGACGACTGCGGCTATATCGCGCTGCTTGCCGTGGCCCCCGAGGCCGAGGGAAAGGGCGTTGCACGGCGGTTGACGGAAGGCGCGGAGGATTGGAGCCGCGAGCAGGGGCATCAGCGCCTCGCGCTCGACGTCTTCGCGAGCAATCGGCGCGCCCTCGCATTTTACGAGAAACAGGATTTCGCGCCCGAAACCCTGCGCATGATCAAACGCCTCTAG
- a CDS encoding NADP-dependent oxidoreductase — translation MANAWHLMQRPQGKPTTEDVALKAYDLPALEDGTIHVRNDWLSVDPYMRARMDDTESYFESFQIDKPMEGGAVGTVIASKAEGFEEGDKVLHMAGWRDEAVIPAKAANKLPDLGVEPYHFLANLGLTGGTAWFGLMDVASAKEGDTVFVSAAAGAVGSAVVQIAKAKGMTVIGSAGGPDKCDFVKGLGADACVDYKAGPILKGLKAALKEIGKKGIDVYFDNVGRDHLDAAFATANNEARFAECGMIDGYNHEDPYAYRYIMYVIGKRLQLKGFIFTDFMERMPEFYGAMGPMIMSGQVKSRETVHEGLESTFDAFLGLFSGANTGKMLVKL, via the coding sequence ATGGCCAATGCCTGGCACCTCATGCAGCGCCCGCAGGGCAAGCCCACCACCGAGGACGTCGCGCTCAAGGCCTATGACCTGCCCGCGCTCGAAGACGGCACGATCCATGTCCGCAACGACTGGCTCTCGGTCGATCCCTATATGCGCGCCCGGATGGACGACACCGAAAGCTATTTCGAGAGCTTCCAGATCGACAAGCCGATGGAAGGCGGCGCGGTCGGCACCGTGATCGCCTCGAAGGCCGAGGGCTTCGAAGAAGGCGACAAGGTGCTGCACATGGCGGGCTGGCGCGACGAGGCGGTCATCCCCGCCAAGGCTGCCAACAAGCTGCCCGACCTCGGCGTCGAGCCCTATCACTTCCTCGCCAACCTCGGCCTCACCGGCGGCACCGCCTGGTTCGGGCTGATGGACGTGGCCTCCGCCAAGGAAGGTGATACCGTCTTCGTCTCCGCCGCCGCGGGCGCGGTCGGCTCGGCGGTGGTCCAGATCGCCAAGGCCAAGGGCATGACGGTGATCGGCTCGGCGGGTGGGCCCGACAAATGCGACTTCGTGAAGGGCCTCGGCGCCGATGCCTGCGTCGATTATAAGGCAGGGCCGATCCTCAAGGGCCTCAAGGCCGCGCTCAAGGAGATCGGCAAGAAGGGAATCGACGTCTATTTCGACAATGTCGGGCGCGACCACCTCGATGCCGCCTTCGCCACCGCCAACAATGAGGCGCGCTTTGCCGAATGCGGCATGATCGACGGCTACAATCACGAGGATCCCTATGCCTATCGCTACATCATGTACGTGATCGGCAAGCGGCTCCAGCTGAAGGGCTTCATCTTCACCGACTTCATGGAGCGCATGCCAGAATTCTACGGCGCGATGGGCCCGATGATCATGTCGGGCCAGGTCAAGAGCCGCGAGACCGTCCACGAAGGCCTCGAGAGCACCTTCGATGCCTTCCTCGGCCTCTTCTCGGGCGCCAACACCGGCAAGATGCTGGTCAAGCTTTGA
- a CDS encoding SWFGD domain-containing protein, translating into MAYNRYDRMRNREDDRHDMRRDRPRGRMTRDERFGYDRDDRDFFDRASDEVRSWFGDERAERRRELDERYGYAGDGYKNQHFDFEDTYSSVNEGYRRPYDEGGRFVGRSSMNVDDDHLGRRAYGRSQARTRTPTGDYDRVDTYDYDRGYTQNRWGRPQTQAEYTRDRDYDEWRTRQIDALDRDYDEWRSENQARFDDEFTSWRQDRQMKREQLRGLGDDATVIGSDGETIGSLSSIRGDRMILKGQDDDSRCVFSLRNVDQIGESEVRLNLTSEDARRRMRDDDDLTEGRMNNRSLSDNY; encoded by the coding sequence ATGGCTTACAATCGATATGACCGGATGAGGAACCGCGAGGACGACCGCCACGACATGCGTCGCGATCGCCCCCGTGGCCGCATGACCCGCGACGAGCGCTTCGGCTATGACCGCGACGACCGCGATTTCTTCGACCGCGCCAGCGACGAAGTGCGCAGCTGGTTCGGCGATGAACGCGCCGAACGCCGCCGCGAACTCGACGAGCGCTACGGCTATGCGGGTGATGGCTACAAAAACCAGCATTTCGATTTCGAAGACACCTATTCGAGCGTCAACGAAGGCTATCGCCGTCCCTATGACGAAGGTGGCCGCTTTGTCGGTCGCTCGAGCATGAATGTCGACGACGACCATCTCGGCCGCCGCGCCTACGGTCGCTCGCAGGCCCGCACGCGGACCCCGACCGGCGACTATGACCGCGTCGACACCTATGACTATGATCGCGGCTATACCCAGAACCGCTGGGGCCGCCCGCAGACGCAGGCCGAATATACGCGCGACCGCGACTATGACGAATGGCGCACCCGCCAGATCGACGCACTCGACCGCGACTATGACGAGTGGCGCTCGGAGAACCAGGCGCGCTTCGACGACGAATTCACCTCGTGGCGCCAGGACCGCCAGATGAAGCGCGAGCAGCTTCGCGGCCTTGGCGACGATGCGACCGTGATCGGGTCCGATGGCGAGACCATCGGTTCGCTATCGAGCATCCGCGGCGACCGCATGATCCTGAAGGGTCAGGACGATGACAGCCGCTGTGTCTTTTCGCTGCGCAATGTCGACCAGATCGGCGAGAGTGAGGTGCGCCTCAACCTGACGAGCGAAGATGCCCGTCGCCGCATGCGCGACGATGACGACCTGACCGAAGGTCGCATGAACAACCGCAGCCTCTCGGACAACTACTAA
- a CDS encoding universal stress protein: MKLLACLDASLYANSVTDHTGWVAKGLGGSVELLHVIQRRDVVAKRHDLSGALGLGAKSALMEELVSIEEAQSRLARTQADALLETARARLAEQGVDKVTLLERHGDIVETVIEREAEADMVVIGKRGAGADFARGHLGSKIERVVRQSDKPVLVASRAFQPIETALIAFDGGLTSRKAVAMAATSPLFENVKSHVLMVGHDDDKGTSGLNWAIETMGERLGGCERVHGDVEGALTAEAKRIDADILLMGAYGHSPLRTMIVGSTTTAMMRALTKPVLLFR, translated from the coding sequence ATGAAGCTTCTCGCCTGCCTCGACGCCTCGCTCTACGCCAATAGCGTCACCGACCATACCGGCTGGGTCGCCAAGGGTCTTGGCGGTTCGGTCGAGCTGCTCCACGTCATCCAGCGCCGCGACGTCGTCGCCAAGCGCCACGACCTGTCGGGCGCGCTCGGCCTCGGTGCCAAGTCGGCGCTGATGGAAGAGCTGGTGTCGATCGAGGAAGCGCAGAGCCGCCTCGCCAGGACGCAGGCCGATGCCCTGCTCGAGACCGCCCGCGCGCGCCTTGCCGAACAGGGTGTCGACAAGGTCACCCTTCTCGAGCGCCACGGCGACATCGTCGAGACCGTGATCGAGCGCGAGGCCGAGGCCGACATGGTCGTCATTGGCAAGCGCGGCGCCGGCGCCGATTTCGCGCGCGGCCACCTCGGTAGCAAGATCGAGCGCGTGGTGCGCCAGTCGGACAAGCCGGTGCTGGTCGCCAGCCGCGCCTTCCAGCCGATCGAAACCGCGCTCATCGCTTTCGACGGTGGCCTCACCAGCCGCAAGGCGGTGGCGATGGCCGCCACCTCGCCGCTATTCGAGAATGTGAAAAGCCACGTCCTCATGGTCGGCCATGACGACGACAAGGGCACGAGCGGCCTCAACTGGGCGATCGAAACCATGGGCGAGCGGCTCGGCGGCTGCGAGCGCGTGCATGGCGATGTCGAAGGCGCGCTGACCGCCGAGGCCAAGCGCATCGACGCCGACATCCTGCTCATGGGTGCCTACGGCCACAGCCCGCTGCGCACCATGATCGTGGGATCGACGACCACCGCGATGATGCGCGCGCTGACCAAGCCGGTGCTGCTCTTCCGCTAG
- a CDS encoding SulP family inorganic anion transporter, whose translation MIDTQKLRREWLANPRADILAGIVVALALIPEAIGFSIIAGVDPAVGLYASFTIAIIIALVGGRPGMISAATAAVAVLVVPLVRDHGIQYLFAATILMGVLQFLGGFLRVDRLMQFVSRSVITGFVNALAILIFMAQLPQLIDVSIHTYWMIALGLGIIYLFPRLTKAVPSPLVAIVILTIIALYADLDVNRIGDMGKLPSDLPPFLIPDVPFTLETLEIILPYSLTMAAVGLLESLLTAQIVDDLTDTDSNKAKESRGQGIANFVTGFFGGMGGCAMIGQSVINVKSGGTSRLSTLTAGLTLLALLMLVTPWVAKIPMPALVAVMIMVSIGTFSWSSIRDIASHPWHSSVVMVATVVTVVATHDLAKGVLVGVLLSGIFFAHKVTSLSRMESRLSADGKTRTYHVLGEVFFASSQSFVAAFDYKEVLDTVVIDVSDAHFWDISAVGALDKVVLKFRREGTTVEIKGMNAASATLVRSFAERDDKDAATAANA comes from the coding sequence ATGATCGACACGCAAAAGCTCCGCCGCGAATGGCTCGCCAACCCCCGCGCCGACATCCTCGCCGGGATCGTCGTCGCGCTCGCGCTCATCCCCGAAGCCATCGGCTTCTCGATCATCGCGGGCGTCGATCCGGCGGTGGGGCTCTATGCCAGCTTCACCATCGCGATCATCATTGCGCTGGTCGGCGGGCGCCCGGGCATGATTTCGGCGGCGACTGCCGCGGTCGCGGTGCTGGTCGTGCCGCTGGTGCGCGATCATGGCATCCAGTACCTGTTCGCCGCGACCATCCTGATGGGTGTCCTCCAGTTCCTCGGCGGGTTCCTGCGCGTCGACCGGCTGATGCAATTCGTCAGCCGCTCGGTCATCACCGGCTTCGTCAACGCGCTCGCGATCCTCATCTTCATGGCGCAGCTGCCGCAGCTCATCGACGTGAGCATCCACACCTACTGGATGATCGCCTTGGGCCTCGGCATCATCTACCTCTTCCCGCGCCTCACCAAGGCCGTGCCGTCGCCGCTGGTCGCGATCGTCATCCTGACGATCATCGCGCTTTATGCGGATCTCGACGTCAACCGCATCGGCGACATGGGCAAGCTGCCCTCCGACCTGCCGCCCTTCCTCATTCCCGACGTGCCTTTCACGTTGGAGACGCTCGAGATCATCCTGCCCTACTCGCTGACGATGGCGGCGGTCGGCCTGCTCGAGAGCCTGCTCACCGCGCAGATCGTCGATGACCTCACCGACACCGACAGCAACAAGGCCAAGGAGAGCCGTGGACAGGGCATCGCCAACTTCGTCACCGGTTTCTTCGGCGGCATGGGCGGCTGCGCGATGATCGGCCAGTCGGTCATCAACGTGAAGTCGGGCGGTACCAGCCGCCTGTCGACGCTGACCGCGGGCCTGACACTGCTCGCGCTCCTGATGCTCGTCACCCCGTGGGTCGCCAAGATCCCCATGCCTGCGCTGGTCGCGGTCATGATCATGGTCTCGATCGGTACCTTCAGCTGGTCGTCCATCCGCGACATCGCCTCGCACCCGTGGCATTCGTCGGTCGTCATGGTCGCCACCGTCGTGACCGTGGTCGCCACCCACGACCTTGCCAAGGGCGTGCTCGTCGGCGTCCTCCTGTCGGGCATTTTCTTCGCCCACAAGGTCACCAGCCTGTCGCGCATGGAAAGCCGCCTGTCGGCCGACGGCAAGACGCGCACCTACCACGTGCTGGGCGAAGTGTTCTTCGCTTCCTCGCAGAGCTTCGTCGCCGCCTTCGACTATAAGGAAGTGCTCGACACCGTCGTGATCGACGTCTCGGACGCGCATTTCTGGGACATCAGCGCGGTTGGCGCGCTCGACAAGGTGGTGCTGAAATTCCGCCGCGAGGGCACGACCGTCGAGATCAAGGGCATGAACGCGGCGAGCGCCACGCTTGTGCGCAGCTTCGCCGAGCGCGATGACAAGGATGCCGCGACCGCGGCCAACGCATAG